The following coding sequences lie in one Hyalangium ruber genomic window:
- a CDS encoding DUF192 domain-containing protein, giving the protein MRWKVNNETRGRLLADRAERAASFVSRFKGLMGRRSLVFGEGMHIVPCNSIHTFFMRIPIDVVFLDPEGRIVKQIPAMPAWRMSSVYFKAHSVLELPAGTLEASQTQEGDRLVFEPATQPGG; this is encoded by the coding sequence ATGCGCTGGAAGGTGAACAACGAGACCCGAGGCCGGCTGCTGGCCGACCGCGCCGAGCGAGCCGCTTCCTTCGTGTCCCGCTTCAAGGGGCTGATGGGGCGGCGCTCGCTGGTGTTCGGCGAGGGCATGCACATCGTGCCCTGCAACTCCATCCATACCTTCTTCATGCGGATCCCCATCGACGTCGTCTTCCTGGACCCGGAAGGCCGCATCGTCAAGCAGATCCCGGCGATGCCCGCCTGGAGGATGAGCTCGGTCTACTTCAAGGCCCACTCGGTGCTGGAGCTACCGGCGGGGACGCTGGAGGCCAGCCAGACGCAGGAGGGCGATCGGCTCGTCTTCGAGCCGGCGACCCAGCCGGGGGGGTAG
- a CDS encoding tRNA (cytidine(34)-2'-O)-methyltransferase, with amino-acid sequence MLEPLARPLHLVLVSPQIPPNTGNVARLCAVTGSRLILVEPLGFSIADRDLKRAGLDYWDKVFLKLYPTYAAYLEDYPEARRWLFSARASTSLYAARFEAGDHLVFGSEVTGLLPEVMEGGSGQPVTIPMLAERRSLNLSTSVGIATYEALRQVQLGEAARQPPSAS; translated from the coding sequence ATGCTTGAGCCCCTGGCGCGTCCCCTGCACCTCGTCCTGGTGTCGCCGCAGATTCCTCCCAATACCGGCAACGTCGCCCGCCTGTGCGCGGTGACGGGCAGCCGGCTCATCCTCGTGGAGCCGCTGGGCTTCTCCATCGCGGACCGGGACTTGAAGCGCGCCGGCCTGGACTACTGGGACAAGGTCTTCCTCAAGCTGTATCCCACCTATGCGGCCTACCTGGAGGACTACCCGGAGGCCCGGCGGTGGCTGTTCTCCGCCCGCGCTTCTACATCCCTGTATGCCGCCCGCTTCGAGGCGGGGGACCACCTGGTGTTCGGCTCGGAGGTGACGGGGCTCTTGCCCGAGGTGATGGAAGGGGGCTCCGGGCAGCCGGTGACCATCCCCATGCTGGCCGAGCGGAGGAGCCTCAACCTGTCCACCTCGGTGGGGATTGCCACCTATGAGGCACTGCGGCAGGTGCAGCTGGGGGAAGCGGCCAGGCAGCCCCCCTCGGCAAGTTGA
- a CDS encoding DnaJ domain-containing protein, with the protein MSPSLVAEALYSAHKARATGQLTLHSGGRESRLFLQEGNLVGTQLGFGFQSPAQALLQSGRMGAEALDALWARGGAGAPDEDLLEALGMGEEGVAELQVLAHVRRLSQLAERSAFEPGAVEEMFRPIAGARVVRAALEPGRAEGAPARVYRCADVAACEPWLSGEGERAFLETLGKFLQPEALTVAQEALLRVLEREGLVESLRVEEWEARERARIAEEARRAEEARLAEEARLAEEARRAEEARLAEEARLAEEARLAEEARLAEEARLAEEARLAEEARRAEEARLAEEARRAEEARLAEEARRAEEARLAEEARLAEEARRAEEARLAEEARLAEEARRAEEARLAEEARRAEEARLAEEARLAEEARLAEEARRAEEARLAEEARLAEEARLAEEARLAEEARLAEEARLAEEARLAEEARLAEEARLAEEARLAEEARLAEEARLAEEARLAEEARLAEEARRVEEARLAEEARRAEEARLAEEARRVEEARLAEEARRAEEARLAEEARRAEEARLAEEARLAEEARQVEEARRAEEARLAEEARLAEEARRAEEARQVEEARRAEEARIAEEARRAEEARLAEEFRLAEEARIEEERRRAEEARLAEEQRLAEEARLAEEARLAEEARQARLVEEARRAEEARQAEEARLAEEARLAEEARRAEEARIEEERRQAEAARLEEERRLAEEARLAEEARREEEARLAEEVRLAEEARLAEEARRAEEARLEEEARLAEEARRAEEARLAEEARLAEEARLAEEARLAEEARLAEEARRAEEARLAEEARRAEEARLAEEARLAEEARRAEEARLAEEARRAEEARLAEEARLAEEARRAEEARLAEEARVAEELRLAEEARRAEEARLAEEARQAEEARQEAARLAEEARLAEEARLAEEARRAEALRQAAEAARQAEEARQAEEERLAAEARAAEEARLEEEQRRAKEARLAEKARRAAELARQAEVARQAEEARQEEERRQAEEARRAEEARREQERRAEEEQQLEQARRAEAARLAEELRMAAEAERLAAEAQQAEDSHRQSEEARQAEELLLAAKVRQAAEASRRAAEALRAEEAQASEAPVDEEVHIEEKRRKSKEARLAEKARRAAEEASQGQETRPSEDAPVAPVAPQAGEERQAAEAALQAEEVQGTEESLQAEAARQAEEARLAEELRLAAEARQAAEASHQEGEARQADEALKAEEARLEERRRAKEARLAEKARQAAAATRQAAQDRQAQESRLAGGEDRLVEEVPLEEAVLLMEEARQADEARSADEARVAADDARRSEDERLAEELRLASEARQAAEGTHHAEQALQPDEGVTEEVRLEDERRRSKEARLAKKARQAEEARLAEEAQRLEGTVETPVAPTQEAAPAPVEEDDIIIAEVEVPAAPPQTDSIDEISWSDALLPLPPGSPDALLQEDKNALNLARQRAEAELLLDMKEVHRRAVVPSVDPWLTEEPVRKAPPPALATAAPDEIPVTEVDLDQDTWSDLVPGKDPAPAPAPQPAPAKAIPPGMLAAQPRPPTVAPPSDARPATPSPTPPSWPAAGASRTGDDDLWRIVTFDRGEIPANLSDSFEAALNQVDSHLESLVLTDVKPSEVEVEELPVEAIVEATVEPVPAPVGFAPPPGDNPAVTGQTAWNNPSDGALDADLDGLDALDDWDFDEDDVAGDPSNPDEAARMRRQRLLRRAMENMGSLGVRADAPVGAVPVSELPAAPPAPPAPAPGAEDSGLALQIEKRYEDLQTKRDHFTILGITPETPKDQVKAAFLSLAKVFHPDRLPPTLPHLAPKMTSVFEAIREAYEILHDDAKRAAYIEGLKKAAAPKSTATSTPGAGPAARGGANSDAGDLFKMGEVYFRKRDFTTAASHFERAYAMEPKALYLAALAWTVYMDPQRKAEIPKAKQMMADAIKADANCDRAHYQLGVIARVEGDTDRAERHFREAVRTNPKHLEANQELRLIEMRKKNSPPASKKGFFR; encoded by the coding sequence ATGTCGCCCTCGCTTGTCGCTGAAGCGCTGTACTCCGCCCACAAGGCTCGCGCCACCGGTCAGCTCACGCTCCACTCGGGTGGGCGTGAGTCGAGGCTGTTCCTCCAGGAGGGCAACCTGGTCGGCACGCAGCTCGGGTTTGGGTTCCAGAGCCCGGCGCAGGCGCTGCTGCAGAGCGGGCGGATGGGGGCCGAGGCGCTGGATGCGCTCTGGGCGCGGGGTGGGGCGGGTGCGCCGGATGAGGATCTGCTGGAGGCGCTGGGGATGGGGGAGGAGGGGGTGGCCGAGTTGCAGGTGCTGGCCCATGTGCGGCGGCTGAGTCAGCTGGCCGAGCGCTCCGCGTTCGAGCCAGGGGCGGTGGAGGAGATGTTCCGGCCGATTGCCGGGGCTCGGGTGGTTCGCGCCGCCTTGGAGCCGGGCAGGGCGGAGGGGGCTCCCGCGCGGGTGTATCGCTGTGCCGATGTGGCGGCGTGCGAGCCGTGGCTCTCGGGGGAAGGGGAGCGCGCTTTTCTGGAGACGCTGGGGAAGTTCTTGCAGCCGGAGGCGCTGACGGTCGCGCAGGAGGCGCTGCTGCGGGTGCTCGAGCGCGAGGGGCTCGTGGAGTCCTTGCGCGTCGAGGAGTGGGAGGCTCGGGAGCGGGCTCGCATTGCCGAGGAGGCGCGCCGGGCTGAAGAGGCTCGGTTGGCTGAAGAGGCTCGGTTGGCCGAGGAGGCTCGGCGGGCCGAAGAGGCGCGACTGGCCGAGGAGGCGCGACTGGCCGAAGAGGCGCGACTGGCCGAGGAGGCACGGCTGGCCGAGGAGGCTCGACTAGCCGAAGAGGCGCGGCTGGCTGAGGAGGCGCGCCGGGCGGAAGAAGCTCGACTGGCCGAGGAAGCACGTCGGGCGGAAGAGGCTCGGTTGGCCGAGGAAGCACGCCGGGCCGAAGAAGCGCGACTGGCCGAAGAGGCGCGACTGGCCGAAGAGGCACGCCGGGCTGAAGAGGCACGTTTGGCCGAGGAGGCGCGGCTGGCCGAAGAGGCGCGCCGAGCGGAAGAGGCTCGGCTGGCCGAAGAGGCGCGCCGAGCGGAAGAGGCGCGACTGGCCGAAGAGGCTCGGCTGGCGGAAGAGGCTCGGCTGGCCGAAGAGGCGCGCCGAGCGGAAGAGGCGCGACTAGCCGAAGAGGCTCGACTGGCTGAAGAGGCTCGACTGGCTGAAGAGGCTCGACTCGCTGAAGAGGCTCGGCTGGCGGAAGAGGCTCGACTCGCTGAAGAGGCTCGACTGGCTGAAGAGGCTCGGCTAGCCGAAGAGGCTCGACTCGCTGAAGAGGCTCGACTCGCTGAAGAGGCTCGACTCGCTGAAGAGGCTCGACTCGCTGAAGAGGCTCGACTCGCTGAAGAGGCTCGACTCGCTGAAGAAGCGCGTCGGGTCGAGGAAGCCCGGCTGGCTGAGGAGGCACGTCGGGCCGAAGAAGCTCGGTTGGCCGAAGAGGCGCGTCGGGTCGAGGAAGCCCGGCTGGCTGAGGAGGCACGTCGGGCCGAAGAAGCTCGGTTGGCCGAAGAGGCGCGTCGAGCCGAAGAGGCTCGGTTGGCTGAAGAAGCCCGGCTGGCTGAGGAGGCTCGCCAAGTCGAGGAGGCACGTCGGGCGGAAGAGGCTCGCCTCGCTGAAGAGGCACGACTGGCCGAAGAGGCTCGCAGGGCTGAAGAAGCCCGACAGGTTGAGGAGGCACGTCGAGCCGAAGAGGCTCGAATTGCCGAAGAGGCGCGTCGAGCTGAGGAGGCGCGACTGGCCGAGGAGTTCCGGCTAGCCGAAGAGGCTCGCATTGAAGAGGAGCGGCGCCGAGCTGAGGAGGCGCGCCTCGCAGAGGAGCAGCGGCTGGCCGAAGAGGCTCGGCTGGCTGAGGAGGCTCGGCTAGCCGAAGAGGCCCGTCAGGCCCGCTTGGTTGAGGAAGCGCGCCGAGCCGAAGAAGCCCGTCAGGCAGAGGAGGCGCGGCTAGCCGAAGAGGCGCGGCTGGCTGAAGAGGCACGCCGAGCTGAGGAAGCCCGTATTGAGGAGGAGCGGCGCCAAGCGGAGGCAGCCCGTCTCGAGGAAGAGCGGCGCCTTGCGGAAGAGGCACGGCTGGCGGAGGAAGCGCGCCGTGAGGAGGAAGCTCGGCTAGCGGAAGAGGTACGGCTGGCCGAAGAGGCGCGGCTGGCGGAGGAGGCACGCCGAGCCGAAGAGGCCCGACTCGAGGAAGAAGCTCGGTTGGCCGAAGAGGCGCGCCGGGCGGAAGAAGCGCGACTGGCGGAAGAAGCGCGACTGGCGGAAGAGGCACGTTTGGCCGAGGAGGCTCGGCTGGCCGAGGAAGCTCGGCTGGCCGAAGAGGCGCGCCGGGCGGAAGAAGCGCGACTGGCGGAAGAGGCACGCCGGGCCGAAGAGGCACGTTTGGCCGAGGAGGCTCGGCTGGCCGAGGAGGCGCGCCGAGCGGAAGAAGCGCGACTGGCTGAAGAGGCGCGTCGAGCTGAGGAGGCTCGGCTGGCCGAAGAGGCGCGACTGGCTGAAGAGGCGCGTCGAGCTGAGGAGGCTCGGCTGGCCGAAGAAGCACGCGTGGCGGAGGAACTGCGGCTGGCGGAGGAGGCTCGGCGGGCGGAAGAGGCTCGACTTGCGGAGGAAGCGCGTCAGGCCGAAGAGGCTCGCCAGGAAGCGGCTCGGCTCGCAGAGGAAGCTCGACTGGCTGAAGAGGCTCGACTGGCCGAAGAAGCCCGTCGGGCGGAAGCGCTGCGTCAGGCCGCCGAAGCTGCGCGTCAGGCCGAGGAGGCCCGCCAGGCCGAGGAGGAGCGTCTGGCAGCCGAAGCGCGAGCGGCGGAGGAAGCTCGCCTCGAAGAGGAGCAGCGTCGGGCCAAGGAGGCTCGGCTGGCGGAGAAGGCGCGTCGAGCCGCGGAACTTGCCCGTCAGGCCGAGGTGGCCCGTCAAGCGGAAGAGGCCCGCCAAGAAGAAGAGCGACGGCAGGCGGAGGAGGCTCGGCGGGCCGAGGAAGCGCGACGCGAGCAAGAGCGTCGGGCCGAAGAGGAGCAGCAACTGGAGCAGGCACGCCGGGCCGAAGCTGCCCGGCTGGCGGAAGAACTGCGCATGGCGGCCGAGGCCGAGCGGCTCGCGGCGGAGGCACAGCAGGCGGAGGACTCCCACCGCCAGAGTGAGGAGGCACGGCAGGCGGAGGAACTGCTCCTGGCGGCCAAGGTGCGTCAGGCCGCCGAGGCTTCCCGGAGGGCTGCGGAGGCGCTGCGAGCGGAGGAAGCCCAAGCATCCGAAGCGCCTGTGGACGAAGAAGTCCACATCGAGGAGAAGCGTCGCAAGTCCAAGGAAGCCCGGTTGGCGGAGAAGGCACGCCGTGCCGCGGAGGAAGCCTCCCAGGGACAGGAGACACGGCCGTCCGAGGACGCCCCCGTCGCGCCCGTGGCGCCACAAGCCGGGGAGGAGCGCCAGGCCGCCGAAGCCGCACTCCAGGCCGAAGAGGTCCAGGGGACCGAAGAATCCCTTCAGGCCGAGGCGGCGCGTCAGGCCGAAGAGGCCCGGCTGGCCGAGGAGTTGCGTCTGGCCGCCGAGGCGCGCCAGGCAGCGGAGGCTTCCCATCAAGAAGGAGAGGCGCGTCAGGCTGACGAGGCGCTGAAGGCCGAGGAAGCACGCCTCGAGGAGCGGCGCCGGGCCAAGGAGGCACGTCTGGCGGAGAAGGCCCGTCAGGCCGCCGCCGCCACCCGTCAGGCCGCCCAGGATCGCCAGGCTCAGGAGAGCCGCCTTGCCGGTGGCGAAGATCGGCTCGTCGAAGAGGTCCCTCTGGAGGAGGCGGTCCTTCTCATGGAGGAGGCCCGTCAGGCCGACGAGGCGCGCTCCGCGGACGAGGCGCGAGTCGCGGCGGATGATGCACGCCGGTCCGAGGACGAGCGGCTCGCGGAGGAACTACGCCTGGCCAGCGAGGCGCGTCAGGCCGCGGAGGGCACTCATCACGCGGAGCAGGCGCTCCAGCCCGACGAAGGGGTGACGGAGGAAGTGCGCCTGGAGGACGAGCGGCGCCGCTCCAAGGAAGCGCGCCTGGCCAAGAAGGCGCGGCAGGCGGAGGAAGCGCGGCTCGCGGAGGAAGCTCAGCGGCTCGAGGGCACGGTCGAAACCCCCGTGGCCCCGACGCAGGAAGCCGCGCCAGCCCCGGTGGAGGAGGACGACATCATCATCGCCGAGGTCGAGGTGCCCGCCGCCCCGCCTCAGACGGACTCCATCGATGAGATCTCCTGGTCCGATGCCCTGCTGCCGCTCCCTCCCGGCTCACCCGACGCGTTGCTCCAGGAGGACAAGAACGCGCTGAACCTGGCGCGCCAGCGAGCGGAAGCGGAGCTCCTCCTCGATATGAAGGAGGTCCATCGCCGCGCGGTAGTTCCGTCGGTCGATCCCTGGCTCACCGAGGAGCCGGTCCGCAAGGCGCCTCCGCCCGCGCTCGCGACCGCCGCCCCGGACGAGATCCCCGTCACGGAAGTCGACCTGGATCAGGACACCTGGAGCGATCTCGTTCCCGGCAAGGACCCTGCTCCCGCCCCGGCCCCGCAGCCCGCTCCGGCCAAGGCGATTCCTCCGGGCATGCTGGCCGCCCAGCCTCGCCCGCCCACGGTCGCGCCCCCCTCCGATGCGCGGCCCGCGACTCCGTCTCCGACACCGCCGTCCTGGCCCGCGGCGGGCGCTTCACGGACCGGAGACGATGACCTCTGGCGCATCGTCACCTTCGATCGGGGAGAGATCCCCGCGAACCTCTCCGATTCCTTCGAGGCGGCGCTCAACCAGGTGGACTCGCACCTGGAGTCGCTCGTCCTGACGGATGTCAAGCCCTCCGAAGTCGAGGTGGAAGAGCTCCCGGTGGAGGCCATCGTCGAGGCGACCGTCGAACCGGTACCCGCCCCGGTCGGTTTTGCCCCACCCCCTGGTGACAATCCGGCTGTAACTGGCCAGACTGCGTGGAACAACCCATCCGACGGGGCGCTGGATGCGGATCTCGATGGGTTGGATGCGCTAGACGATTGGGATTTCGACGAGGACGACGTGGCGGGCGATCCCTCCAACCCTGATGAAGCGGCCCGGATGCGGCGCCAGCGCCTGCTGCGCCGCGCCATGGAGAACATGGGCTCTCTCGGTGTCCGGGCGGACGCGCCCGTGGGGGCTGTCCCCGTGAGCGAGCTCCCCGCGGCTCCCCCGGCTCCCCCGGCTCCTGCTCCCGGAGCGGAAGACTCCGGGCTCGCGCTGCAGATCGAGAAGCGCTACGAGGACCTGCAGACCAAGCGCGACCACTTCACCATCCTGGGCATCACCCCGGAGACGCCCAAGGACCAGGTGAAGGCCGCGTTCCTCAGCCTGGCCAAGGTCTTCCACCCGGATCGTCTGCCGCCCACGCTGCCCCACCTGGCGCCCAAGATGACCTCCGTCTTCGAGGCCATCCGCGAGGCGTACGAGATCCTCCATGACGACGCCAAGCGCGCCGCCTACATCGAGGGCCTCAAGAAGGCGGCGGCCCCCAAGTCGACGGCGACCTCGACTCCGGGCGCGGGCCCGGCGGCGCGCGGCGGCGCCAACAGCGACGCGGGGGACCTCTTCAAGATGGGCGAGGTGTACTTCCGCAAGCGGGACTTCACCACGGCCGCCAGCCACTTCGAGCGCGCCTACGCCATGGAGCCCAAGGCCCTCTACCTGGCCGCGCTTGCCTGGACGGTCTACATGGACCCCCAGCGCAAGGCGGAGATCCCCAAGGCCAAGCAGATGATGGCCGATGCCATCAAGGCGGACGCCAACTGCGACCGGGCGCACTACCAACTGGGCGTCATCGCCCGGGTCGAAGGTGACACGGATCGCGCCGAGCGGCACTTCCGCGAGGCGGTGCGCACCAACCCCAAGCACCTGGAAGCCAACCAGGAACTGCGCCTCATCGAGATGCGGAAGAAGAACAGTCCTCCTGCGAGCAAGAAGGGCTTCTTCCGCTAA
- a CDS encoding response regulator yields the protein MAKQHLLLVDGDAKSLRVMEVSLKKAGFSVTTAIHGKDALEKVQISPPDLVLADTKMPEMDGFELCKSLKSDERFKFIPFVFLTNQKSVEFKVRGLELGGDDYLTKPIYIKEIVTRVRMILQKAEKERIEKRETTKGGFGGSLADMGVVDLVQTFEIGRKTGTINIQGERVGAIYFKEGRVIDAELGRLKGENAFYRMLNTFEGQFEVQFTPLDRPERIEVSTQGLLMEGMRRLDEWGRMLEQLPPLETVFEIDYHQLAERLSEIPDEVNGLLRLFDGKRTLSRVVEDSDFEDLAALGIISKLYFEGLIRELGNVSQEPIQSGKPGIEEWLHAAAPPPPPAPAEPPAAEPIPSPVPVAATASIPTPPPVAAVKPPPPVEPPPAPPAAVESPAPVSGSGAPGGPPAQPANVVVFQPKPKRHNAPTVEVPAIAEIPPAQEGSSFLVEPPPEHRAQEHARRSLLLDWSRVDTDGLGSASTWAPLPSWSPSRGGHSPSSAAPQPAPSQPEAPPAVAPVSVGAAGPGAPSKPPIFGGAAVGPDPFPPVPPPTPAPPSSEVTLVTGPTPVAEPLSVDEVEPSAPPQLALPPYPGHGAPESAAKPTSTPTPAPVKPEPKVEKREEPSLPTLDLRPGPEPKPVPKQPEKKPEKQPEKKPVPPKKEEGIDERALAEAVRPKRTGLYIGVGIAAIVIAGAVVAMRGGSDASDPKPTPPPEQASTNTKPPETPKPPEAVVTPQPTPPTPSATPDAGTLATRPPEPSKPVETVVQTPKPPEPEEDPEHTEPAPDPAKPVDPDEVFAAAIKQARTAVVSGRYKAAAVNYRKALKAKPGSEEAKEGLGFSLVMGSTTDSAYREAAKLLQDVVRDKEANARAWFALGMALQVTQQNAQAVQAYKKYLALEPSGKFSSDVRLALKQLGSN from the coding sequence GTGGCCAAGCAGCACCTGCTCCTGGTCGATGGTGACGCGAAGAGCCTTCGCGTGATGGAGGTCAGCCTGAAGAAGGCGGGCTTCTCCGTGACAACGGCCATCCACGGCAAGGACGCGCTCGAGAAGGTCCAGATCAGCCCACCGGATCTCGTGCTCGCCGACACGAAGATGCCGGAGATGGATGGCTTCGAGCTGTGCAAGTCGCTCAAGTCGGACGAGCGCTTCAAGTTCATCCCGTTCGTGTTCCTGACCAACCAGAAGTCGGTTGAGTTCAAGGTGCGCGGGCTGGAGCTCGGCGGCGACGACTACCTGACGAAGCCCATCTACATCAAAGAGATCGTCACGCGCGTCCGCATGATTCTCCAGAAGGCGGAGAAGGAGCGGATCGAAAAGCGGGAGACGACCAAGGGTGGCTTCGGCGGCAGCCTCGCCGACATGGGCGTGGTGGACCTGGTCCAGACGTTCGAGATCGGCCGCAAGACGGGCACCATCAACATCCAGGGCGAGCGCGTCGGCGCCATCTACTTCAAGGAGGGCCGCGTCATTGACGCGGAGCTGGGGCGCCTCAAGGGTGAGAACGCGTTCTACCGGATGCTGAACACCTTCGAGGGCCAGTTCGAGGTGCAGTTCACCCCGCTGGACCGGCCCGAGCGCATCGAGGTCTCCACCCAGGGCCTGCTCATGGAGGGCATGCGCCGGCTGGACGAGTGGGGCCGCATGCTCGAGCAGCTGCCGCCGCTCGAGACGGTGTTCGAGATCGACTACCACCAGCTCGCCGAGCGCCTGTCGGAGATCCCCGACGAGGTGAACGGCCTGCTGCGCCTCTTCGACGGCAAGCGCACGCTGAGCCGCGTGGTGGAGGACTCGGACTTCGAGGACCTGGCCGCGCTGGGCATCATCAGCAAGCTCTACTTCGAGGGACTCATCCGCGAGCTGGGCAACGTCTCGCAGGAGCCCATCCAGAGCGGCAAGCCGGGCATCGAGGAGTGGCTGCACGCCGCGGCCCCTCCGCCACCGCCCGCGCCCGCCGAGCCGCCCGCCGCCGAGCCGATTCCGAGCCCCGTGCCCGTGGCGGCTACGGCCTCGATTCCGACCCCTCCGCCCGTCGCCGCGGTCAAGCCTCCGCCTCCCGTCGAGCCGCCCCCCGCGCCTCCCGCGGCGGTCGAGTCACCCGCTCCGGTTTCTGGCTCCGGCGCTCCGGGAGGACCTCCCGCGCAGCCGGCCAACGTCGTCGTCTTCCAACCCAAGCCCAAGCGCCACAATGCTCCCACGGTAGAGGTGCCGGCCATCGCGGAGATCCCTCCCGCGCAGGAAGGCTCCTCGTTCCTCGTGGAGCCTCCGCCCGAGCACCGCGCCCAGGAGCACGCGCGGCGCAGCCTGCTGCTGGACTGGAGCCGGGTGGATACCGATGGCCTGGGCTCGGCGAGCACGTGGGCGCCGCTTCCTTCCTGGTCTCCCTCGCGAGGAGGGCACTCGCCGTCCAGCGCGGCGCCGCAGCCCGCTCCGTCGCAGCCCGAGGCGCCTCCCGCGGTCGCACCGGTGTCCGTCGGGGCGGCCGGACCGGGCGCGCCCTCCAAGCCGCCCATCTTCGGTGGCGCCGCCGTGGGGCCTGATCCGTTCCCTCCGGTTCCTCCTCCCACGCCCGCGCCGCCCTCTTCGGAGGTGACGCTGGTGACGGGCCCCACGCCGGTGGCCGAGCCGCTCAGCGTGGATGAGGTGGAGCCCTCGGCGCCGCCGCAGCTCGCGCTGCCGCCGTACCCGGGCCATGGGGCTCCGGAGTCCGCGGCCAAGCCGACGTCGACGCCGACGCCGGCGCCTGTGAAGCCCGAGCCCAAGGTGGAGAAGCGCGAGGAGCCGTCTCTGCCCACGCTGGATCTCCGGCCTGGGCCGGAGCCCAAGCCCGTGCCCAAGCAGCCTGAGAAGAAGCCGGAGAAACAGCCCGAGAAGAAGCCGGTGCCGCCCAAGAAGGAGGAGGGCATCGACGAGCGCGCGCTCGCCGAGGCGGTGCGGCCCAAGCGCACCGGGCTCTATATCGGCGTGGGCATCGCGGCGATCGTCATCGCCGGCGCGGTGGTGGCGATGCGCGGTGGCTCGGACGCGTCGGATCCGAAGCCGACTCCGCCGCCGGAGCAGGCCTCCACGAACACGAAGCCTCCCGAGACGCCCAAGCCGCCCGAGGCGGTGGTGACGCCTCAGCCGACCCCGCCGACTCCGAGCGCCACGCCGGACGCGGGGACGCTGGCCACGCGCCCGCCGGAGCCGTCCAAGCCCGTCGAGACCGTTGTCCAGACGCCGAAGCCGCCGGAGCCCGAGGAAGACCCGGAGCACACCGAGCCGGCCCCCGACCCCGCCAAGCCGGTGGACCCGGACGAGGTATTCGCCGCCGCCATCAAGCAGGCGAGGACGGCGGTGGTGAGCGGACGCTACAAGGCCGCCGCGGTGAACTACCGCAAGGCGCTGAAGGCCAAGCCGGGCTCGGAGGAGGCCAAGGAGGGACTGGGCTTCTCGCTGGTCATGGGCAGCACGACCGATAGCGCCTACCGGGAGGCGGCGAAGCTGCTGCAGGACGTGGTCCGGGACAAGGAGGCCAACGCCCGGGCCTGGTTCGCCCTGGGCATGGCGCTGCAGGTGACCCAGCAGAATGCGCAGGCGGTGCAGGCTTATAAGAAGTACCTTGCACTGGAGCCCTCCGGGAAATTCTCCTCCGACGTTCGCCTCGCGCTGAAGCAGCTGGGCAGCAACTAG
- the tsaD gene encoding tRNA (adenosine(37)-N6)-threonylcarbamoyltransferase complex transferase subunit TsaD translates to MLVLGLETSCDETAAALVEDGRRVLSDVVSTQVDIHRRWGGVVPELASRNHIVQVMPVLHEALTRAGKTLEDVDLIAVTSGPGLIGALLVGVQVAKSLSLATGKPFVGANHLEGHLLAIRLLEDAPEPPFLGLVVSGGHTSFYEVQDYGRYRLVGSTRDDAAGEAYDKTARILGLPYPGGLPIDQLAQKGNPEAIHFPRALPQQDTFDVSFSGLKTAVLNHVRKNGVPQGQELADLCASFQEAVADALSKKFVAAARRLGLQRMVLCGGVAANSRLRSLSLERAQERNLRLYLPPVRLCTDNGAMVAVAGYEAWRRGLRGDFRLAADPAWRM, encoded by the coding sequence TTGCTCGTTCTTGGACTGGAAACCAGCTGTGATGAGACCGCCGCCGCCCTCGTGGAGGATGGCCGGCGGGTGCTCTCGGACGTCGTCTCCACGCAAGTGGACATCCACCGGCGCTGGGGTGGGGTGGTGCCGGAGCTGGCCAGCCGCAACCACATCGTCCAGGTGATGCCGGTGCTGCACGAGGCGCTCACGCGCGCGGGCAAGACGCTGGAGGACGTGGACCTCATCGCCGTCACCTCGGGGCCGGGCCTCATCGGCGCGCTGCTGGTGGGCGTACAGGTGGCCAAGTCGCTGAGCCTGGCGACGGGCAAGCCCTTCGTGGGAGCCAACCACCTGGAGGGGCACCTGCTCGCCATCCGACTGCTCGAGGATGCGCCCGAGCCGCCGTTCCTGGGGCTGGTCGTCTCGGGGGGGCACACCAGCTTCTACGAGGTGCAGGACTACGGGCGATACCGCCTGGTGGGAAGCACTCGGGATGACGCGGCGGGCGAGGCCTACGACAAGACGGCGCGCATCCTGGGCCTGCCGTACCCAGGGGGGCTGCCCATCGACCAGCTCGCGCAGAAGGGCAACCCGGAGGCCATCCACTTCCCGCGTGCGCTGCCGCAGCAGGACACCTTCGACGTGTCCTTCTCGGGGCTGAAGACGGCGGTGCTGAACCACGTGCGCAAGAACGGTGTTCCGCAGGGCCAGGAGCTGGCGGACCTGTGCGCCTCCTTCCAGGAGGCGGTGGCGGACGCGCTGTCGAAGAAGTTCGTCGCGGCGGCGCGCCGGCTGGGGCTGCAGCGCATGGTGTTGTGCGGGGGCGTGGCGGCCAACTCGCGGCTGCGCTCGCTGAGCCTGGAGCGGGCGCAGGAGCGCAACCTGCGGCTCTACCTGCCGCCGGTGCGATTGTGTACGGACAATGGGGCGATGGTGGCCGTGGCGGGGTATGAGGCGTGGCGTCGGGGGCTCCGCGGAGACTTCCGACTCGCCGCCGATCCGGCCTGGCGGATGTAA